One genomic region from Prochlorococcus marinus CUG1433 encodes:
- a CDS encoding 1-acyl-sn-glycerol-3-phosphate acyltransferase, with product MKNHTIQKLIYELVSKLLVFPIYKFVFRGHLIGRDNIPQKDSFIMVSNHGSLLDPPLLGHALGRNISFMAKAELFKIPFLGFIIRACGAYPVKRGIADKNTIKTACKKLSNDNCIGIFIDGTRQKNGRVNKPKQGAALLAFKNQKLLLPVAIVNSHRLVRFKLFIPFFSKIVIKVGKPVQPPQSSSRDDLNSLTIYLQDKINNLIG from the coding sequence ATGAAAAATCATACTATTCAAAAATTAATTTATGAGTTAGTTAGCAAGCTTCTTGTATTTCCTATTTATAAATTTGTATTTAGAGGTCATTTAATAGGTAGAGACAATATTCCTCAAAAAGATTCCTTTATCATGGTTTCAAATCATGGTTCTTTACTCGACCCTCCTTTGTTAGGCCATGCACTTGGACGTAATATATCTTTTATGGCCAAAGCAGAGCTTTTTAAAATTCCTTTCCTAGGATTTATTATCAGGGCTTGTGGAGCGTATCCTGTAAAAAGAGGAATTGCTGATAAAAATACAATTAAAACAGCATGTAAAAAATTATCAAATGATAATTGTATTGGAATTTTTATTGATGGCACTCGTCAAAAAAATGGTCGAGTGAATAAGCCCAAACAAGGTGCAGCGTTACTAGCCTTTAAAAATCAAAAATTATTATTGCCTGTTGCAATAGTTAATTCACATAGACTAGTAAGATTTAAATTGTTTATTCCTTTTTTTTCAAAAATAGTTATTAAGGTGGGTAAACCTGTTCAACCTCCACAAAGTTCATCAAGAGATGATCTGAATTCTTTAACGATTTACCTTCAAGATAAAATTAATAATTTGATTGGATGA
- a CDS encoding Ycf34 family protein, with amino-acid sequence MCICINCKWVDRCITYHDVENNHGVDHICDLPDFKAKKPFIHVNIVKDTNGDYKTDWDVQSCESFEKEFGKWSKCNPGMELPV; translated from the coding sequence ATGTGCATTTGCATCAACTGTAAATGGGTTGATAGATGTATCACATATCATGATGTTGAGAATAATCATGGTGTTGACCATATTTGTGATCTACCTGATTTTAAAGCAAAAAAACCATTCATTCATGTCAATATAGTAAAAGACACTAATGGTGATTATAAAACTGATTGGGATGTTCAATCTTGTGAAAGTTTTGAAAAGGAATTTGGTAAATGGTCTAAGTGTAATCCAGGTATGGAATTACCTGTTTAA
- the plsX gene encoding phosphate acyltransferase PlsX yields MGKETVHKTNKSRAIRRLVIWYKRNSAVTSIVDTAANSAVTASNVAGNVAGNVVSSAESVVNTASSVVSNAGILAKNTLQPLVFDPLKRLQNSDNILDKVEDTQSKRIWIAVDGMGGDYAPGPILEGCLEAISRFPINIKFVGKIEKVKNEAEKTGLLELLEKEIDNNRLELLDSGDPIGMNEEATAVRKRKNASINVAMDLVRNNKAQAVYSAGNSGAMMASAIFRIGRLKGIDRPAIGALFPTRDQTRPVLVLDVGANTDCKPSYLHQFALLGNIYAKDVLQVKKPRIGLLNIGEEECKGNDLSLKTYELLSTDKSFNFGGNCEGRDVLSGSFDVVVCDGFTGNILLKFLESVGGVLLDILRSELPRGRRGKVGSAFLKSNLLRIKKRLDHAEHGGALLLGVNGICVIGHGSSKSLSVVSALRLAHSAVNHDVMDSLNQLQKLQVLNS; encoded by the coding sequence ATGGGGAAAGAAACTGTACACAAAACTAATAAGTCCAGAGCTATCAGAAGATTAGTTATTTGGTATAAAAGAAACTCGGCTGTAACTTCAATAGTAGATACTGCAGCTAACTCTGCAGTAACGGCTAGCAATGTTGCAGGTAATGTTGCAGGAAATGTAGTTTCAAGCGCTGAATCTGTTGTGAATACCGCTAGCAGTGTAGTTTCAAATGCTGGGATATTGGCAAAAAATACATTGCAGCCGCTAGTTTTTGACCCTTTAAAAAGATTACAAAATAGCGATAATATTTTAGATAAGGTGGAAGATACGCAATCTAAAAGAATTTGGATCGCAGTTGACGGTATGGGTGGAGATTATGCGCCAGGCCCAATTCTGGAGGGTTGCCTTGAGGCTATCAGCAGATTTCCGATAAATATAAAGTTTGTTGGCAAAATTGAAAAAGTTAAAAATGAAGCTGAAAAAACTGGTTTATTAGAATTACTTGAAAAAGAGATAGATAATAATCGTCTTGAACTACTTGATAGTGGAGATCCCATCGGTATGAATGAAGAGGCTACTGCAGTTCGAAAAAGAAAAAATGCAAGTATAAATGTTGCGATGGATTTAGTTAGAAATAATAAAGCACAAGCTGTTTATTCAGCTGGTAATTCGGGAGCTATGATGGCTTCTGCCATATTTAGAATTGGTAGATTGAAAGGTATTGATAGACCAGCTATTGGGGCATTATTTCCAACAAGGGATCAAACTCGCCCTGTTTTAGTTTTAGATGTAGGTGCAAATACTGACTGTAAACCCTCTTATCTGCATCAGTTTGCTCTTCTAGGTAATATTTATGCAAAAGACGTTCTGCAAGTAAAAAAACCAAGAATTGGTCTTCTAAATATAGGCGAAGAAGAATGTAAAGGGAATGATTTGTCCCTAAAAACATATGAACTATTATCTACAGACAAAAGTTTTAATTTTGGAGGCAATTGTGAAGGTCGAGATGTGTTATCGGGAAGTTTTGATGTAGTTGTCTGTGATGGATTTACTGGGAATATATTATTAAAATTTCTTGAGTCTGTGGGAGGTGTTTTATTGGATATTTTGAGATCTGAGTTGCCACGGGGGAGACGTGGAAAAGTTGGTTCGGCTTTTTTAAAAAGTAATCTGCTCAGAATAAAGAAACGTTTAGATCATGCTGAGCATGGTGGTGCTTTATTACTTGGGGTAAATGGAATTTGCGTGATTGGGCATGGTAGTAGTAAGTCCTTATCAGTAGTGAGTGCTCTTCGCTTGGCTCACTCGGCAGTAAATCATGATGTTATGGACAGTTTAAATCAACTTCAAAAGCTTCAAGTTTTAAATTCATAA
- a CDS encoding dTMP kinase, producing the protein MKGKFIVIEGIDGCGKTTQIEELSKWLPNSGLLRKDSKLITTREPGGSQLGKKLRKLILDNNEKKPSSLAELLLYSADRAEHVSKIIAPALNNNDWVISDRFADSTLAYQGYGRNINLEIIKNIESIVCQGQYPDLTIFLEISPEESILRRKNEIPDRIESEGIRFLEKVNEGFKLIAKEKNWVVISASQNIKTISNQIKETLLNNFPKNDE; encoded by the coding sequence ATGAAAGGAAAATTTATTGTTATTGAAGGAATTGATGGATGTGGCAAGACTACCCAAATTGAAGAGCTATCGAAATGGCTTCCAAATAGTGGCCTATTGAGAAAAGATTCTAAATTAATCACAACAAGAGAGCCAGGAGGAAGCCAATTAGGCAAAAAACTAAGAAAACTGATTCTCGATAACAATGAAAAAAAACCTTCATCCCTTGCGGAATTATTGCTTTATTCCGCTGATAGGGCTGAGCACGTCTCAAAAATTATTGCACCTGCTTTAAATAATAATGATTGGGTAATTAGTGATAGATTTGCAGACTCGACCCTCGCTTATCAAGGTTATGGAAGAAACATAAATTTAGAAATAATTAAAAATATCGAATCTATTGTTTGTCAAGGACAATATCCTGACCTAACCATCTTCTTAGAAATTTCTCCAGAAGAAAGTATTTTGCGAAGAAAAAACGAAATTCCAGATAGGATAGAATCAGAGGGCATCAGATTTTTAGAAAAAGTAAATGAAGGCTTCAAACTAATTGCTAAAGAAAAAAACTGGGTTGTCATATCTGCCTCGCAAAATATAAAAACTATTTCAAATCAAATTAAAGAGACTTTATTAAATAATTTTCCTAAAAACGATGAATGA
- a CDS encoding response regulator transcription factor, whose product MALSSQTKETILVADDEASIRRILETRLSMIGYKVVTACDGKEALKLFKDYEPDLVVLDVMMPKLDGYGVCQELRKDSDVPIVMLTALGDVADRITGLELGADDYVVKPFSPKELEARIRCVLRRIDKEQIPGMPNSGLILVTDIKIDTNRRQVFKSDERIRLTGMEFSLLELLVSRSGEPFSRGEILKEVWGYTPERHVDTRVVDVHISRLRSKLEADPANPELILTARGTGYLFQRIVDIAPFDGK is encoded by the coding sequence ATGGCTCTGTCTAGTCAAACTAAAGAAACAATCCTTGTCGCTGATGACGAAGCAAGTATTAGAAGAATTCTGGAGACGCGTCTCTCCATGATTGGCTACAAAGTGGTAACTGCATGTGATGGAAAAGAAGCGCTGAAGTTATTTAAAGATTATGAGCCTGATTTAGTAGTTCTTGATGTCATGATGCCAAAATTAGATGGTTATGGAGTTTGTCAAGAATTAAGGAAAGATTCTGATGTTCCAATTGTTATGTTAACTGCATTAGGAGATGTGGCTGATAGGATAACTGGATTAGAATTGGGAGCCGATGATTATGTAGTAAAACCATTTAGCCCAAAAGAATTAGAAGCTAGAATCAGGTGCGTTCTTAGAAGGATTGACAAAGAACAAATTCCAGGAATGCCTAATTCAGGATTAATTTTGGTTACTGATATAAAAATAGATACAAATCGAAGACAAGTTTTTAAAAGCGATGAGAGAATTAGATTGACTGGTATGGAGTTTAGTCTGTTAGAGCTTTTGGTAAGTAGATCTGGAGAGCCATTTAGTAGAGGAGAGATTTTAAAAGAGGTCTGGGGATATACACCCGAGAGACATGTAGATACTAGGGTTGTTGATGTTCACATATCAAGATTGAGATCCAAATTGGAAGCTGATCCAGCGAACCCTGAATTGATACTTACAGCAAGAGGTACAGGATATCTTTTTCAGCGTATTGTAGATATTGCTCCTTTTGACGGTAAATAA
- the radA gene encoding DNA repair protein RadA gives MSSKLSTFICQNCGTETSQYFGKCLNCNSWNSIVEEIKSKGSKHQDIQNNKKAIRFNEISSKKISRFTSGFKELDRVLGGGIVPGSVVLLGGEPGIGKSTIVLQSAGKISLNEEVLYVTAEESLEQVKIRWERLNQKSINLKIFAETNLSLIIDEIKRVNPSFAIIDSIQAIHNHEMESSPGSVSQVRACSSELQNLAKDKNIALLVIGHVTKDGALAGPKTLEHLVDVVISFEGDNISSHRLLRGIKNRFGSTFEIGIFEMIEEGLREIKNPSSIFTNKENISGVTTTITNEGSRPFAVDIQALVNKTFYSNPRRTTTGISINRLHQILAVIEKHVGIKLSEFDCYVATGGGFEINDPSSDLGVAISILSSLKNIPPLTSSSFIGELGLSGQVRKTKNLRAKIEEAARLGIQNIVVPKLEEDLNDNFKHLINIKEVSSINEAIEYSLLQ, from the coding sequence ATGTCTAGCAAATTGTCGACTTTTATTTGTCAAAATTGTGGAACTGAAACTTCTCAATATTTTGGGAAATGCCTTAATTGCAACTCATGGAATTCCATTGTTGAAGAAATTAAAAGCAAGGGATCTAAACATCAAGATATACAAAATAATAAAAAAGCTATTCGTTTTAATGAGATTTCATCTAAAAAGATATCAAGATTTACAAGTGGTTTTAAAGAATTGGATCGAGTTCTTGGAGGTGGGATAGTCCCAGGATCTGTTGTTTTACTTGGAGGAGAGCCAGGTATAGGTAAAAGCACAATAGTTCTTCAATCAGCAGGTAAAATTTCTCTCAATGAAGAGGTTTTATACGTTACTGCAGAAGAATCTTTAGAGCAAGTAAAAATAAGATGGGAAAGATTAAATCAAAAAAGTATTAATTTAAAAATTTTTGCAGAAACTAATTTATCTCTAATTATTGATGAGATCAAACGCGTAAATCCTAGTTTTGCAATTATTGATAGTATTCAAGCTATCCATAATCATGAGATGGAAAGTTCTCCAGGATCAGTATCTCAAGTAAGGGCATGTTCTTCTGAATTACAAAATCTCGCTAAAGACAAAAATATCGCACTCTTAGTAATTGGCCATGTTACCAAAGATGGTGCTTTGGCTGGCCCAAAAACTTTAGAGCATTTAGTGGATGTAGTGATAAGCTTTGAAGGAGATAATATTTCCTCTCATAGATTATTAAGAGGTATCAAAAATCGATTTGGTTCTACCTTTGAAATCGGAATTTTCGAAATGATTGAAGAGGGACTAAGAGAGATAAAAAACCCAAGTTCAATCTTTACAAATAAAGAAAACATTTCAGGTGTGACAACTACTATAACCAATGAAGGCAGCCGACCATTCGCAGTAGATATACAAGCACTCGTTAATAAGACTTTTTACAGTAACCCTAGACGAACTACAACTGGGATTAGCATCAACAGGCTGCATCAAATACTAGCTGTTATTGAAAAACACGTCGGGATTAAATTATCTGAATTTGATTGTTATGTAGCTACTGGTGGTGGCTTTGAGATAAATGATCCTTCATCTGACTTAGGTGTAGCAATATCAATTTTATCAAGTTTGAAAAATATTCCTCCTTTAACAAGTAGCTCATTTATTGGAGAACTTGGTTTGAGTGGTCAAGTTAGAAAAACAAAAAATCTTCGAGCAAAGATAGAAGAGGCTGCCAGACTAGGAATACAAAATATCGTGGTACCCAAATTAGAAGAGGATTTAAATGATAATTTCAAACATTTAATTAACATTAAGGAGGTTTCTAGTATTAATGAAGCAATTGAATATTCGTTATTACAGTAA
- a CDS encoding photosystem I assembly protein Ycf3 — protein sequence MPSNQNRDNFIDKAFTVIAESIVKIMPIADKEKKAYIYYRDGLAAQNNGDYSEALEYYKESLLLEENKIDRGETLKNMAIIYMSNGEEDLSIETYEKALVENPKQPSCLKNIGLIYEKRGRYAEQNGDLDQRDIWFDKAAEVWSKAVRLYPGGYLDIENWLKNSGRSSIDMYL from the coding sequence GTGCCTAGTAATCAAAACAGAGACAATTTTATTGATAAAGCTTTTACTGTAATTGCCGAATCTATAGTCAAAATAATGCCGATTGCAGATAAGGAAAAAAAAGCCTACATTTATTATAGAGATGGCCTGGCGGCACAAAATAATGGGGATTACTCAGAAGCATTAGAGTATTACAAAGAGAGTTTATTGCTTGAAGAAAATAAAATAGATAGGGGTGAGACTCTAAAAAATATGGCAATAATTTATATGAGTAACGGTGAAGAGGATTTGTCTATTGAAACTTATGAAAAGGCATTAGTAGAGAATCCTAAACAACCATCATGTCTGAAAAATATAGGTTTAATTTATGAGAAAAGAGGAAGATATGCGGAACAAAATGGTGATTTAGATCAGAGAGATATTTGGTTTGATAAAGCAGCTGAAGTCTGGTCTAAGGCTGTCAGATTATATCCTGGTGGGTATCTTGATATAGAAAATTGGCTAAAAAACTCAGGAAGAAGTTCAATTGATATGTATCTTTAA
- a CDS encoding ketoacyl-ACP synthase III, producing MEGINFNQIGLSFKGSGSFVPDQILTNQKISQKVDTSDEWIKSRTGISERRISNISDNVTEMGYKAALNAIEKANWEIKTIDLIVLATSTPHDLFGSAPSIQAKLGASNAVAFDLTAACSGFLFALITASQFLKGGNFKRAVVIGADQLSSFVDWNDRRSCILFGDGAGALAIEATDEFDNFIGFEMRTDGERGCFLNLPSKNSKELIIDNIDFISGDFSPIQMNGQEVYKFAVREVPIILKKLFKKTNFSSEQVDWLVLHQANQRILDSVGDRLKIPKEKILSNLEKYGNTSAATIPLVMDEAIRKNRIKQNDIIATSGFGAGLSWGSALIKWG from the coding sequence TTGGAAGGAATAAACTTTAATCAGATTGGACTCTCATTTAAAGGAAGTGGTAGTTTTGTTCCTGATCAAATACTGACCAATCAAAAAATTAGTCAAAAGGTAGATACAAGTGATGAGTGGATAAAATCTAGAACTGGAATTTCTGAGAGAAGAATTTCTAACATAAGCGATAATGTCACTGAGATGGGTTATAAGGCTGCACTAAATGCCATTGAAAAGGCTAATTGGGAAATAAAGACAATTGATTTGATCGTTTTAGCTACTTCTACTCCACATGATTTATTTGGTTCGGCCCCTTCTATTCAAGCTAAATTGGGTGCCTCTAATGCTGTAGCTTTCGATTTAACTGCAGCATGTAGTGGTTTTTTATTCGCTTTAATAACAGCCTCACAATTTTTAAAAGGAGGTAATTTTAAACGAGCTGTAGTTATAGGAGCAGATCAATTATCAAGCTTTGTTGATTGGAATGATAGAAGGAGTTGTATTCTTTTTGGAGATGGTGCGGGCGCATTAGCAATTGAAGCCACAGATGAATTTGATAACTTTATAGGTTTTGAAATGAGAACTGATGGGGAAAGGGGATGTTTTCTTAATCTTCCATCTAAAAATAGTAAGGAATTAATAATTGATAATATCGACTTTATAAGCGGAGATTTTTCTCCAATCCAGATGAATGGTCAAGAAGTCTATAAATTTGCAGTTAGAGAAGTTCCGATAATTCTTAAAAAGTTGTTTAAAAAAACGAATTTTAGTTCTGAGCAAGTTGATTGGCTTGTATTGCATCAAGCTAATCAAAGAATATTGGATTCTGTAGGAGATAGATTGAAAATTCCTAAAGAAAAAATTCTCAGCAATTTAGAAAAATATGGTAATACTTCAGCAGCAACTATCCCACTAGTGATGGATGAGGCTATTAGAAAGAATAGAATTAAACAAAATGATATTATTGCTACAAGTGGTTTCGGTGCTGGGCTAAGTTGGGGCTCAGCCCTTATTAAATGGGGTTAA
- a CDS encoding cation-translocating P-type ATPase, producing MENIQLSITGMKCGGCVNTVEKILKNSEGIENVSVNLLTESAYFEISQKHIEIETVLENLKENGFPSKIYINDFSKKINKAELEKKKKWNNQWKKLTFALLLLIFSGLGHLAEGKYINFPILGNIFFHASLATLALAFPGRRIIINGFKSFFKNRPDMDSLVALGVTSAYLTSLLSLIFPNTGFPCFFNEPVMLLGFILIGRFLEERARYQTGSSIGELLDLQPEMANIYTKDNQLLSIRVNALKPDQEIQVLAGDRVPADCLVIEGHSYVDVSHITGESKPIEVKEGEKLSSGSLNLNSTLRLKVQKVGGDSSLAKLVSLIESVNANKPAIQRIADKVAGKFTYFVLIFATASFFFWWKGAKQIWPELLSHNHHQQIINTSHTLHSSLGSNAENFLSLAIQLSIAVLVIACPCALGLATPTVITVASGKAAKKGVLFKGGDKIEIASKINQIIFDKTGTLTKGEPFIVDYKTNNDYLFLLKVAASLEKESRHPIANALTQEAKKQNLSLLPIKKILTESGRGISGELDSIDGIINIGNVEWLLSKGITIDNNAKKIIENEGTQTNTIIGVSIQDKLFGFIFLGDLLREDSIKTVQKLRENKLKITILSGDRKQTVLDLARKIGCKETEVRWDLLPQMKLDIIESLKVNNKVAMIGDGINDVPALAASDLGIAVGSGTQIAKANADVVLMGDQLNGLPYALNLAKKTIRKIKQNLIWAFGYNLLAIPIAAGILFPKYGILLTPSIAALLMATSSITVVINALSLD from the coding sequence ATGGAGAACATTCAATTAAGCATCACAGGAATGAAATGTGGAGGGTGTGTAAATACTGTTGAAAAAATATTAAAAAACTCAGAGGGTATTGAAAATGTTTCCGTTAATTTACTCACTGAAAGTGCGTATTTTGAGATTAGCCAGAAACACATAGAAATAGAAACAGTTCTTGAAAACCTTAAAGAGAATGGTTTCCCATCAAAGATTTACATAAATGATTTCTCAAAAAAAATTAATAAAGCAGAATTAGAAAAAAAAAAGAAATGGAATAATCAATGGAAAAAACTTACTTTTGCACTACTACTTTTAATATTTTCAGGTTTAGGTCATCTTGCAGAAGGAAAATATATAAATTTTCCAATATTAGGAAATATATTTTTTCACGCCTCATTAGCAACATTAGCTTTAGCATTTCCTGGAAGACGAATAATTATTAATGGATTTAAATCATTTTTTAAAAACCGTCCCGATATGGATTCTCTAGTTGCTCTTGGAGTAACTAGCGCATACCTAACAAGTCTTCTATCACTAATATTTCCTAATACTGGTTTCCCATGTTTTTTTAATGAGCCAGTAATGCTACTAGGATTTATCCTAATCGGGCGTTTCTTGGAAGAAAGAGCTAGATATCAAACTGGTTCATCTATTGGAGAGTTATTAGATCTCCAACCTGAAATGGCAAATATCTACACTAAAGATAATCAATTACTATCAATAAGAGTGAATGCTTTAAAACCTGATCAAGAGATTCAAGTTTTAGCAGGTGACAGAGTTCCTGCTGACTGCCTTGTAATTGAAGGTCATTCCTATGTAGATGTCTCACATATTACTGGAGAATCCAAACCGATAGAAGTTAAAGAAGGGGAAAAATTATCAAGTGGATCTTTAAATTTGAACTCAACTCTGAGATTAAAAGTTCAAAAAGTTGGAGGAGACTCCTCTCTTGCAAAACTAGTCAGTCTCATTGAGTCTGTAAATGCGAATAAACCCGCCATTCAAAGAATAGCTGATAAAGTTGCAGGAAAATTTACTTACTTTGTACTCATATTTGCGACTGCAAGTTTCTTTTTTTGGTGGAAAGGGGCAAAACAAATATGGCCCGAGTTACTAAGTCATAATCATCATCAGCAAATAATAAACACAAGCCATACGCTTCATAGTTCGCTTGGTAGCAATGCAGAAAATTTTCTTAGTTTAGCAATTCAATTGTCAATTGCTGTTTTGGTAATAGCTTGTCCATGTGCACTTGGTTTAGCTACACCTACGGTGATCACCGTAGCATCAGGAAAGGCTGCCAAAAAAGGGGTTCTATTTAAAGGAGGCGACAAAATAGAAATAGCTTCAAAAATTAATCAAATTATTTTTGACAAGACTGGTACCTTAACGAAAGGGGAACCATTTATTGTAGACTACAAAACTAATAATGATTATTTATTCTTATTAAAAGTAGCTGCCAGTTTAGAAAAGGAAAGCAGACATCCAATTGCAAATGCTTTAACACAAGAGGCAAAAAAACAAAACTTAAGTTTATTACCAATAAAAAAAATTCTCACTGAATCAGGTAGAGGTATTTCTGGAGAACTTGATTCAATTGATGGAATTATTAATATTGGAAATGTTGAGTGGCTACTGAGTAAAGGAATAACTATTGACAATAATGCGAAAAAAATTATTGAAAATGAAGGTACACAAACTAATACAATTATTGGAGTGAGTATTCAAGATAAGTTATTTGGCTTTATTTTTTTAGGAGATTTACTCAGAGAGGATTCAATTAAAACAGTTCAAAAGTTGAGAGAAAATAAACTTAAAATTACTATTTTAAGTGGAGATAGAAAACAGACAGTTTTAGATTTAGCAAGAAAAATTGGTTGTAAAGAAACAGAAGTAAGGTGGGACCTTCTTCCCCAAATGAAACTTGACATTATAGAAAGTTTAAAAGTCAATAATAAAGTAGCGATGATTGGTGATGGGATTAATGATGTCCCAGCCTTAGCAGCTTCAGACTTAGGAATTGCGGTTGGCTCAGGAACTCAAATAGCTAAGGCTAACGCGGATGTAGTATTGATGGGGGATCAACTAAATGGACTACCCTATGCATTAAATCTTGCAAAAAAAACTATTAGAAAAATAAAACAGAATTTAATTTGGGCATTTGGTTACAACTTACTAGCGATACCGATTGCCGCCGGTATTTTATTCCCTAAATACGGGATACTTCTTACTCCCTCAATAGCAGCATTATTAATGGCAACAAGCTCTATTACAGTTGTAATTAATGCTTTATCACTGGATTAA
- the fabD gene encoding ACP S-malonyltransferase, translating to MSVAWVFPGQGSQKIGMAKQIENLPNTKERFSYASEIFERNLFEICELNTEPTNPLIDLNNTRNTQICLFLVESILLDALKENGFKPTYVAGHSLGEITALYCADVFSFEDCVSLIKERSQLMVNAGKGSMAAVIGFDRNQLDQLVQKIDDLVIANDNSSSQVVLSGSSEALDNLSREISCKRFLKLNVSGAFHSPFMNEPSAKFSDYLKQIKFNKPSFPVISNYEPSLCSDPNDLKNRLEKQMCNGVRWRETMDLMAKDSDLHIVEIGPSNVLSGLGKRHIKNVKISQVSSSDQISY from the coding sequence ATGTCAGTAGCATGGGTATTCCCTGGACAGGGTTCGCAAAAAATTGGAATGGCAAAACAAATTGAAAATTTGCCCAATACAAAAGAGAGGTTTAGTTATGCATCTGAGATATTTGAGAGGAATTTATTTGAAATTTGTGAATTAAATACTGAACCGACAAATCCTCTTATTGATTTGAATAACACAAGAAATACACAAATTTGTCTTTTTTTAGTTGAATCAATTTTATTAGATGCATTAAAGGAAAATGGATTTAAACCAACTTATGTTGCGGGGCATAGTCTTGGAGAAATCACTGCATTATATTGTGCGGATGTTTTTTCATTCGAAGATTGTGTGTCGCTAATAAAAGAAAGGTCTCAATTAATGGTAAATGCTGGGAAAGGATCTATGGCAGCAGTAATTGGTTTTGATAGAAATCAACTTGATCAATTAGTACAAAAAATTGATGATCTTGTAATTGCTAATGATAATAGCTCCTCCCAAGTTGTCTTATCAGGATCTAGTGAAGCATTAGATAATTTATCGAGAGAAATTTCTTGTAAAAGATTTTTGAAATTAAATGTTTCAGGTGCATTTCATTCACCATTTATGAATGAACCTTCAGCAAAATTTTCTGATTATTTAAAACAGATTAAATTTAACAAACCTTCTTTCCCAGTTATTAGCAATTATGAACCTTCACTTTGTAGTGATCCAAACGACCTTAAAAATAGATTAGAAAAACAAATGTGTAATGGAGTGAGGTGGCGAGAAACTATGGATTTAATGGCAAAAGATAGTGATCTTCATATTGTTGAAATTGGTCCCTCTAATGTACTAAGCGGTTTAGGAAAAAGACATATTAAAAACGTAAAAATTTCTCAAGTTTCATCTTCCGATCAAATATCTTATTAA
- a CDS encoding molecular chaperone, with protein sequence MTNKLNQREIYPTLVIHSTDNSFGFGYRKNNALESDELFVKRFDNDLCNNLIVEFNKFISKENLKKVNKISVSIGPANFNASRLIVVLARTISQQINCPLDSFSSYEIMAKRIASKNNIFTNKKSFWIYKKLKRKGFIAGKYEIYHNEKNSSDLVIRETVLPKFVKEIESKNLSFEANYDDKEDLKELLDLSNKNLLNSNVDSWRKVLPLYPISPIN encoded by the coding sequence ATGACAAATAAACTCAATCAAAGAGAAATTTACCCTACATTAGTGATTCATAGCACAGACAATTCTTTTGGCTTTGGATATAGAAAAAACAATGCCCTTGAATCTGATGAATTATTTGTTAAACGATTTGATAATGACTTATGTAACAACTTAATTGTTGAATTTAACAAATTCATTTCCAAAGAAAATTTAAAAAAAGTAAATAAGATCTCTGTCAGCATAGGACCAGCAAATTTTAATGCTTCACGACTTATTGTAGTTTTAGCAAGAACTATCTCACAACAAATCAATTGTCCCCTAGACAGTTTTAGTTCATATGAAATAATGGCAAAAAGAATTGCATCAAAAAATAATATCTTTACAAACAAAAAATCATTCTGGATTTACAAAAAATTAAAGCGGAAGGGTTTTATTGCAGGTAAATATGAAATTTATCATAACGAAAAAAACTCCTCGGATCTAGTCATTCGAGAAACAGTTTTACCAAAATTTGTCAAAGAAATTGAGAGCAAAAATCTTTCTTTTGAGGCTAATTATGATGATAAAGAAGATTTAAAAGAACTATTAGATTTATCAAATAAAAATTTATTAAATTCAAATGTAGATTCTTGGAGAAAAGTTTTACCTCTTTACCCTATTTCTCCAATAAACTAA